One genomic segment of Acinetobacter oleivorans DR1 includes these proteins:
- a CDS encoding DUF445 domain-containing protein — MNMAEEVHHVPSLKRSKYFATLALIIVVVLWIALMVADRFLPEYTGFIHILMLGAEAGVVGGLADWYAITVLFRNPFGKLPIPKFLRDHTEIIPRNKARIAESMGRFVQENFLSPQVVERSLEKTDLSLAIGQWLASPQNNTQVVQLIQQTVPKIFEFVSQDQIANFVQNNSVQWVRNTEVNKLASEMLRAVLENDFHQDVLQRGLDIAHEWVVQNPDKTRELTRKMFKALGVWSLAKGASWIGIDVQQRTIDSLVEKVESMLADPEHPWRQEIETIAHSLMLELAKPDSVASQRLNSGKDALLDSPQVLNFISGAVTILCNAIKEDLMKEDSGIAMNLRAAIQQLGENLVQNAKVREVLNKEMTGLALTFTDQYSHKIIRYVSERIHEWDSREMIGKIENEVGGDLHMIRVNGVVVGAFIGLSLGVIRAVIESIL, encoded by the coding sequence ATGAACATGGCAGAAGAAGTTCACCACGTGCCCAGTCTTAAACGTAGCAAATATTTTGCTACTCTGGCGCTTATTATTGTCGTTGTGCTGTGGATTGCACTGATGGTGGCTGATCGTTTTCTGCCAGAGTACACAGGTTTTATTCATATTTTAATGTTAGGGGCAGAAGCCGGTGTAGTCGGTGGTTTAGCCGACTGGTACGCGATTACGGTTCTGTTTCGGAACCCATTTGGTAAGTTACCCATTCCTAAGTTTTTACGCGACCACACCGAAATTATTCCGCGCAACAAAGCTCGTATTGCAGAGTCAATGGGTCGTTTTGTACAAGAAAATTTTCTTTCGCCTCAAGTGGTCGAACGAAGCTTAGAAAAAACTGACTTAAGCCTCGCAATTGGCCAATGGTTAGCAAGCCCACAAAACAATACCCAAGTGGTGCAGCTCATTCAGCAAACTGTTCCGAAAATTTTTGAGTTTGTTAGCCAAGATCAAATTGCCAATTTTGTGCAAAACAATAGTGTGCAATGGGTACGTAATACTGAAGTCAATAAACTCGCAAGTGAAATGCTACGCGCGGTATTGGAAAATGATTTCCATCAAGACGTTTTACAGCGTGGACTCGATATCGCGCATGAATGGGTGGTACAAAACCCAGATAAAACCCGTGAATTAACCCGAAAAATGTTTAAAGCACTTGGTGTCTGGTCACTTGCAAAAGGCGCAAGCTGGATTGGTATTGATGTTCAACAACGTACCATCGATTCACTGGTTGAAAAAGTAGAATCGATGCTGGCAGACCCTGAACACCCATGGCGACAAGAAATTGAAACCATTGCCCACTCTCTCATGCTTGAGCTGGCAAAACCAGACAGCGTTGCTAGTCAACGTCTCAACAGCGGTAAAGATGCCCTTCTCGATAGTCCACAAGTCCTCAATTTCATCAGTGGCGCTGTTACGATTTTGTGTAATGCCATTAAAGAAGATTTAATGAAAGAAGACTCTGGCATTGCAATGAACCTAAGAGCAGCTATTCAGCAACTAGGTGAAAACCTTGTTCAAAATGCCAAAGTACGTGAAGTTCTCAACAAAGAAATGACAGGACTTGCGCTGACTTTTACAGATCAATATAGCCATAAAATCATCCGCTATGTCAGTGAACGCATTCATGAATGGGATTCACGCGAAATGATCGGGAAAATTGAAAATGAAGTCGGTGGCGACCTACATATGATCCGAGTAAATGGCGTTGTAGTCGGTGCATTTATTGGTTTAAGCCTCGGTGTAATTCGAGCAGTGATTGAATCAATTTTATAA
- a CDS encoding CC0125/CC1285 family lipoprotein, producing MKYLSLCLALGTALTLTACATTPSKPRTFDQLGQFSAYPLNAQTFRISFQADPNMSYGRAEEITLVKSAQTTIQKGFRFFKVQNDPSNQSQKPPRQAVVYPSAPSFYPYGYGRRYPGFWHDPFYDYPQVVNIDPVQVSYTIECYRDQKQAPQDAFDATLILKSIGQKYGLSPTGELLPPPEPPVKQK from the coding sequence ATGAAATATCTCTCTCTTTGTTTAGCCTTAGGCACTGCCTTAACTTTAACTGCGTGTGCAACGACTCCAAGTAAACCAAGAACCTTTGATCAGCTTGGCCAGTTTTCAGCATATCCTCTAAATGCCCAAACGTTCCGTATTAGTTTTCAAGCCGACCCAAATATGAGTTATGGCAGAGCTGAAGAAATTACCTTGGTGAAATCAGCACAAACGACGATACAAAAAGGTTTCCGCTTTTTTAAAGTGCAAAATGATCCAAGTAATCAGAGCCAGAAACCGCCACGTCAGGCTGTGGTTTATCCATCAGCTCCAAGCTTTTATCCATATGGTTATGGTCGTCGCTACCCAGGTTTCTGGCATGATCCGTTCTATGATTACCCACAAGTGGTCAATATCGACCCTGTTCAAGTGTCGTATACTATTGAATGCTATCGGGATCAAAAGCAGGCTCCACAGGATGCTTTTGATGCAACCTTGATCTTGAAATCAATCGGACAAAAATATGGATTGAGTCCGACAGGAGAGCTGTTGCCACCGCCTGAGCCTCCAGTAAAACAAAAATGA
- a CDS encoding DUF924 family protein: protein MNEQDILNFWFSPEHRSLWFAKSDDFDKKIRENFSDVHRQATQAELWSWRKTAEGRLAEIIVLDQFSRNIYRDQPESFAYDSLALALAQETISLQLDAQLNPEQRSFLYMPFMHSESKLIHEFALKLFQRLGNEINLSFEKKHKVIIDRFGRYPHRNTILGRVSTPEETEFLLEPNSSF from the coding sequence ATGAACGAACAAGACATTTTAAACTTCTGGTTTTCTCCTGAACACCGTTCACTTTGGTTTGCAAAAAGTGATGATTTTGACAAAAAAATCCGTGAAAATTTTTCTGACGTTCATCGACAGGCAACTCAAGCAGAACTGTGGTCTTGGCGAAAAACAGCGGAAGGCCGTTTGGCAGAGATTATTGTACTAGACCAGTTTTCTCGCAACATTTATCGTGATCAACCCGAATCTTTTGCCTATGACAGTTTGGCATTAGCTTTGGCACAAGAAACGATTAGCTTACAACTCGATGCACAGCTTAATCCAGAGCAACGTTCTTTTTTATATATGCCGTTTATGCATAGTGAATCAAAATTGATTCATGAATTTGCCTTAAAACTCTTTCAACGCCTTGGCAATGAAATTAATTTAAGTTTTGAGAAAAAGCATAAAGTCATTATTGATCGCTTTGGACGCTATCCTCATCGAAATACCATTCTCGGGCGTGTTTCCACTCCAGAGGAAACCGAATTTTTATTAGAACCGAACAGTAGTTTTTAA
- the gshA gene encoding glutamate--cysteine ligase, which produces MSQPTTPSQSVIPAWVDSSLLQGMLRGIERESLRMQSNGFLSQELHPKALGSALTHPQITTDYSEALMEFITSPKPTIGEALNELTDIHAVVHRHLENGEKLWPLSMPCMLDDNEERIRLAQYGTSNIGRFKTLYRRGLGIRYGRRMQTISGVHYNLSFPDTLFAELQAHETDEQLKSLSLQDYRSHRYFGLIRNFIRLTPLVMFLVGASPTVCRCFLTGHKHQLLPLIKGSYYLPYATALRMGRLGYQNSAQKSLGIHYNNLSGYLDGLQKAVHSPYPPFSRLGLNDASGEPLQINDHVLQIENEYYSLVRPKQVPQKGETPSQALKNRGVGYVELRAVDVNPYSAIGVDETTAGFLEVLALYCLLSDSPDLLGPEQDLVEKNQTEVVNRGRAPNATITDLTGSYHIEDWARLYIAKMQDCAQLLDQTYATDLYGSALAIMQARIDEVDETLSAHVIDDTLKHGGTWSFGSHMAQLHAESYEQHELSVETLKHFEQLAVQSLQQQEQLEQDTQVSFDQYLEQYR; this is translated from the coding sequence ATGAGTCAACCCACTACACCCTCTCAATCAGTTATTCCTGCTTGGGTGGATTCGTCGCTACTACAAGGCATGTTACGTGGAATAGAGCGTGAAAGCCTACGTATGCAAAGTAATGGGTTCTTATCACAAGAGTTACATCCAAAGGCATTGGGTTCGGCTTTAACACATCCACAAATTACGACTGATTATTCAGAAGCATTAATGGAGTTTATTACCTCACCTAAGCCAACCATTGGTGAGGCTTTGAATGAGCTCACCGATATTCATGCGGTTGTGCATCGTCATTTAGAAAATGGTGAGAAACTCTGGCCGCTGTCTATGCCATGTATGTTAGATGACAATGAAGAACGAATTCGTCTAGCACAATACGGCACCTCTAATATTGGTCGTTTTAAAACACTATACCGCCGTGGGCTGGGAATTCGATATGGTCGCCGTATGCAGACCATTTCAGGCGTGCATTACAATTTATCTTTTCCAGATACACTTTTTGCCGAGCTACAAGCTCATGAAACTGACGAACAATTAAAATCATTAAGTTTGCAGGATTATCGTAGCCATCGTTATTTTGGCCTTATTCGTAATTTTATCCGTTTAACACCGTTAGTTATGTTTTTAGTGGGTGCTAGCCCAACAGTATGCCGTTGTTTCTTAACTGGACATAAACATCAGTTGTTACCTTTAATCAAAGGTTCATACTATTTACCGTATGCTACAGCACTCCGTATGGGACGATTGGGCTATCAAAACTCAGCTCAAAAAAGCTTAGGTATTCATTACAATAATTTGTCTGGCTATCTGGATGGTTTACAAAAAGCCGTTCATTCTCCTTACCCACCATTTAGCCGTTTAGGGTTAAATGATGCCTCTGGTGAGCCGTTGCAAATTAATGATCATGTTTTGCAGATCGAGAATGAATATTACAGTCTCGTACGTCCAAAACAGGTGCCTCAAAAAGGTGAAACGCCGTCTCAAGCTTTGAAAAATCGAGGGGTGGGATATGTTGAGCTACGTGCTGTTGATGTAAACCCATACTCGGCAATTGGCGTTGATGAAACAACGGCAGGCTTCCTTGAAGTGCTAGCACTTTATTGTCTGTTAAGTGATAGCCCAGACTTGTTAGGTCCAGAGCAAGACTTGGTTGAGAAAAATCAGACCGAGGTGGTAAACCGAGGTCGAGCACCGAACGCAACCATTACAGATTTAACAGGGTCATATCACATCGAAGATTGGGCACGTTTATATATTGCAAAAATGCAAGATTGTGCACAGCTACTTGATCAGACTTACGCAACGGACTTGTATGGTTCAGCATTAGCGATCATGCAAGCACGAATTGATGAAGTTGATGAGACTTTATCTGCCCATGTTATTGACGATACGTTAAAGCATGGTGGAACTTGGAGTTTTGGTAGCCACATGGCGCAATTACATGCTGAAAGTTATGAACAGCATGAGCTTAGTGTGGAAACCTTGAAACATTTTGAACAATTGGCTGTACAGTCGTTACAGCAGCAAGAACAACTTGAGCAAGATACTCAGGTCAGTTTTGATCAATATCTTGAACAATATCGATAA
- a CDS encoding disulfide bond formation protein B produces the protein MRLSYRLVSGLLVLASIVGMSFALYLEHVKGLEPCPLCIFQRVGLMAMGFVALVAFLHNPVSNAIKRFYAFLAGIAILWSVGVAGRHVWIQHLPADQVPSCGPGLNYLIDALPMKAVLQEVLSGSGECAAIDWTFLGQSLPVWSLVYFVLLLLVCLWQLFRFYPVFKTAKK, from the coding sequence ATGCGATTAAGTTACCGTTTGGTGAGTGGGCTACTTGTTTTAGCAAGTATTGTCGGCATGTCTTTTGCGTTGTATCTGGAACATGTAAAAGGTTTAGAGCCATGTCCGCTCTGTATTTTTCAACGTGTTGGCTTAATGGCGATGGGTTTTGTGGCGCTCGTCGCTTTTTTGCATAACCCAGTTTCCAATGCGATTAAACGCTTTTATGCATTTTTGGCTGGCATTGCAATTTTATGGTCAGTCGGTGTGGCAGGGCGTCATGTGTGGATACAGCATTTACCCGCAGATCAAGTACCGAGTTGTGGACCGGGTTTAAATTATTTAATTGATGCTTTACCTATGAAAGCAGTTTTGCAAGAAGTGCTTTCTGGTTCAGGTGAGTGTGCTGCAATTGATTGGACCTTTTTAGGTCAATCTTTACCAGTTTGGTCATTGGTTTATTTCGTTTTGCTCTTACTGGTCTGCTTATGGCAGTTATTCCGTTTTTATCCAGTGTTTAAGACTGCTAAAAAGTAA